ccatagaaaagctctgactcactTGGGTGAGTGGTTTGGCGCCACGTCTTGgtttgcatgtatgtataatccTCCACACCATAAAAAGATTTTTCAAACTTTTTGCCAatgaaaaacattgttttatattACATCGCACCTGGGTCAGTACAGTAATTTAATAAAAGTACATATACCAAGAGGTTCTCTAGACTCTTCTAATACAGCTCTATAAACGTGGACACATGTGCTCGCCATTAGGGGTCTTACCTGTCAGATACAAACATCCAAATCTCCAAACAAagtcatcaacacacacacacgcttgcagACATGCATGATTACCAGATTACCACATTACATCTGTGTTTTCCTCCACGTTCTGGTATGATCCCTGCAATGGTTCCCAAATGCTGCCTAGTGTTGTGGCGCACACATACCATGCCATGACATTTCAATCTATCATCAAAATCAATAGCAGCTCTCCTGCTGATATTACTGTACACAGTGCAAGGGCCCCTCACCATCACATAGTTGCACACGCACAGGGAATAAACCCCAGTTCTCCATTCTGCTGATAAATACAGGACTGTCACCTCTAGGGAAAAGGGTCTAAAACTCACCCCCGCATAGTCAGAAGTGTGGGTCGGTGCACACCCCCAAGACTGGGAAAGGGGTTGGGGTCCATGCAGCTGTGCCTGTCCTCCACGCACCTGACCACGGGCCCAGATGTCCTCACAGGCAGCAGCGACATTTAGAACAATGGGAGTCCCCCGTGGGACCCTGGCACCTGCATAGCCCCCCTATCTACCAATATGGCGTAATTACCACTCCAATGAGTTGAACAAAACTCCTGGAATTCATCAAACCAAATGATGAATAACCTGCAGTCtggaggtaaaaaaaaatcaacaaaagcaTTTACAACTCGCAATGTTGTTTGTTGTGCAGAACTCAGTTCAAGTCATTTATTGTAATTCATGCATAATGGGCTACATTTGTCACAAAAAGAATCATATTTTCGCAATTGTCaaacatttttctttaaaattatATTGCTTTTTACAAGCGTGAAAACACTTAAAATTCTCTAACAGTATTTATGAGttctacatgtaaaaaaaaaacacgatagcAAAAGCGCATGTACaatcttctctttttttttttttcctcaaaaattaTTAGGTTATATATCTCTGCCTGGAGCTAAAATCACTCACAAAGTTGGTGCAGAGACGTCAGTGCTTTGCATTTAAGTGTTAATTCACACACTCTCACTGCAGTCAGAGCAATTTGGGTCAATGAGGAAACTTTGAAGTTGTGGTACTTTGCACACAGCAGAACCCTCGAAGATGAATGGCGACATCTAGTGGCACAGGTCCGAACACACACCCTGATATCACAGTTAAGTGGTACAGTACAGCAGTTGTAAACATGTTTTGATCTTTTTATGCAGTTTACCATTAGAATTTGCACTATATAACAGTTGTGTATTGCATTAATCAGTCgtcttttgtattgttttattcagtcacttTGTATTGTGTAATATATAGTCCTTTAtaagatggcaaaaaaaaaaaaaattttaggaTGATGATGATAGTATCATATAACGTTAAATTACGGAATGTATTTTTGATTAACATCACAGTGAAATGACAGTCAACATTGGTCATCTATGCAAATACATATATAACCAAAAAAATCTACATTGTGTTTGGAACAAAACATTTTAAGCAATTATTGTGTGTGAAAGTATCATTATGAAAAGCATTATTTTGAATGGCAATATATGATGACTTTCACACAATAGTATGTGAGCTTTATGTTGGATCACAGTTGATAGTTAATACACCACAGTTTTTTTGGAATATCTGGTGGTCACTGGTCAGCTCGAAGGACAGCTAAAGGGGGAGTAGTTGAACTACGGAATTTTGGGCATAGAATCTTAGCAAAGGCCCTCCGGAAGCTGCTGTGACACAGTGGGTAAAGGAAAGGGTTAATGGCAGAGTTGAGCCACAGGAGCCAGAAGGTGACCTCATACCAGTGATGCGGGATGCATCGCCCTCTGCAGGCAGCACGGATGATCATCAGTAGGGTGTACGGTGCCCAACAGatgccaaacacacacacaatgattgcCAGAGACTTTGCAATTTTCTTATCTCTGGACAGACGGTTTGGCTGGGCAGCCCTACTGCTCGATGGATCCAGTTTGCCCAAATTTGGAGAGGAAGTTGGGGAGTGGACGGCGCCCCTTGCGGCCAGTTTCGCCCCCAATCCCCAGGTGTGGGACAAGGGGATACCTTCCCCCTGAGTGGACACGGTTTCAGCCAGTTGAAGGTTGAGCTGAGCCTCTCGACAGCGGAGCCTCCTCCGGCGTATGTTAATATAAATGCTGAGGTTGAAGAAAGCCACCGAgataaaaggggaaaaaaactccaGCATCGAGGCGCACAGCAGGAAGTACCAGGAATGATAGAACTCTGCAAAGCACTCGTCCTCTGGCACCCAACTTCGGCCCACCACTACCTCCCACAGGATGATGGCTGGGCTATAGAGGACGAAGGCCAGGACCCACACAGCAGTCATCTTGATGATGGCTGGATGAGACACTCTCTGTCTGGCCCGGTAACTCACCTGCAGGAAATAAGAGCAGAGCTCAGTCTACAACTGCTGCTACATATTGCCATTGTTGTAGATATGAATTACCTCTTTCATTGTttgaaagactttgaaatgaTGCCATTagtaagaaacatatatttttgggATGATCAGCACAATGTGGTATGTCTATTGCATCCATTCAAAATCTTCACTGCCTGTGCTGCTTATTTAGCCTGTAACCCTACTCGAGGTGCTGATAATCAGTTGCCTGATTGAACACTCGAGCAAGGCTGCCCCAAACGTGGATCGATgaagaagattgggagaatgctATGCTGATTGATGCACTGATAGAGTAGCACCCTTTGGTGGGGTTGTTTTGAAGCTGCGGGGCAGCATCTCCATCATGGAAGGCAATGTTAATGTTGAGTGTAAAATTAGATTCTGAAGCTGCCGGCAATCCCATAACTCCACAATTTTGGACTGAACTAAATCCAAGATGACAACACTGGCATAGCATGTGGCTCCTCACAGCCATGTTTATCACAGACTGTAccagcacaaattgacaatagaAGGAATGTAGTGGCAGGGTCCTGACTTTACCCTAACTCAGGGGTAGGGagcctatggctcgcgagccagatgtggctcttatgaggaccgcatctggctctcagattaattttagctgacattgcataacgcgattagtaatgaataatgcACCTGTTCGAGGTTACGGGTGGCTCAGCCAATCCCAGCTGCCTTTCGGGGTACAGGAAGGTTGCATTACTGGtaagctttagaataacaatgttattaaaaagaataagagtgtgacgcttggtgggcatagcgatgccggatttgttcttccagggatgcgtcgggcaagaacacagcgtgaggtaagaaATTAAGATTTATTAAACTCGAAAACGGGCTAGGAACAGAAACATTGTtgctaagcagaaaaggcaaacaaatggcgctagcatgggagctagggaaacaaacagaaacactatacttggcacaaaggcacaaaaagggaaaacaaaaacaactagcatgaaagctaaggAAAAATACaacgtagcgcgaaagctagtgAGTAAAGAATGGAAAGCAGTCGTaatctgttgcgtgaaagcaaattaggatccgagacagaAAGAACAAAAGGGCAGTAATCaatagtaacaggtgtgcgtaaactgagagtagcaggtggaaacaatatgcaaccatggtgacagtgCAAAACAGTAACTAAGGAGGTCAAACGACAAAATGTGATATAGAagggaacaaagcaacaatatggtatgatccgggcatcggatcataacaaaGAGACTTAatataccctaaaaatgttgttcttacttaaaaatgcacgcattttgttgtatttaCTGTTAAAAAACTCTTCTCTGAgatgctaccttaccgtggtagaggagtttgcgtgtcccaatgatcctaggagctatgttgtctgggggctttcataccccctggtagggtctcccaagacaaacaggtcctaggtgagtgatcagacaaagggcagctcaaagacttctatggaattacaacaaaatgaactcagatttccctcgcccggacgcgggtcactgggtccccgctctggagccaggcccggagttggggcacgatggcgagcgcctggtggccgggcctgtccccatggggcccggccgggcacagcccgaagaggcaacgtgggtcatccctccaatgggttcaccactcataggaggggccatagaggtcgggtgcattgtgagctgggcggcagccgaaggcagggcacttggcggtccgatcctcggctacagaagctagctcttgggacgtggaacgtcacctcactaggggggaaggagcctgagctagtccgcgaggtagaaaagttccgtctggatatagtcggac
The DNA window shown above is from Nerophis ophidion isolate RoL-2023_Sa linkage group LG14, RoL_Noph_v1.0, whole genome shotgun sequence and carries:
- the LOC133568409 gene encoding histamine H3 receptor, which codes for MEEHTEANFSGHHLDDSPARLQSSVVFSGPVFVLLMVMMVTLVVVTVLGNALVMFAFKVDKSLRRQCNYYFLNLAISDFLVGAFCIPVYIPYILTGRWTLGRGLCKLWLVMDYLLCSASVFSIVLISYDRFLSVTSAVSYRARQRVSHPAIIKMTAVWVLAFVLYSPAIILWEVVVGRSWVPEDECFAEFYHSWYFLLCASMLEFFSPFISVAFFNLSIYINIRRRRLRCREAQLNLQLAETVSTQGEGIPLSHTWGLGAKLAARGAVHSPTSSPNLGKLDPSSSRAAQPNRLSRDKKIAKSLAIIVCVFGICWAPYTLLMIIRAACRGRCIPHHWYEVTFWLLWLNSAINPFLYPLCHSSFRRAFAKILCPKFRSSTTPPLAVLRADQ